Proteins from a genomic interval of Candidatus Hydrogenedentota bacterium:
- a CDS encoding prepilin-type N-terminal cleavage/methylation domain-containing protein, protein MSRRRGFTLIELLVVIAIIGILAAILLPALARAREAARRASCQNNLKQFGLVFKMYGNESKGGKWPTVMYQGQTTCAPTGVLISPLTTQIYPEYLTDPNVFVCPSGTRLKPEQMYDEATGQCILDPDFNDDGMPDECAHWWPASFAYNYYGWAFDDSGNDSAYKVSIGLAAGAIGIPVPDGIDPSTLIPVQPLLWYQETTGAPNPDDAAALNDFMDLADNDLDLDYSVVGGPTSKPLYRLREGIERFFISDINNAAASATAQSELAVMWDTIAIVAFNFNHIPGGSNVLYMDGHVNFIKYPSDQMPVNVAFAAIGLITSR, encoded by the coding sequence ATGAGCAGAAGAAGAGGGTTTACGCTAATCGAATTGTTGGTTGTGATCGCGATCATTGGCATTCTCGCGGCAATCTTATTACCGGCGCTGGCTCGGGCGCGGGAAGCGGCGCGCAGGGCAAGCTGCCAAAATAATCTCAAGCAGTTCGGCCTCGTATTCAAGATGTACGGCAACGAAAGCAAAGGCGGGAAGTGGCCGACGGTAATGTATCAGGGCCAGACAACGTGTGCGCCGACGGGTGTCCTCATCAGCCCGTTGACCACCCAAATCTATCCTGAATACCTTACCGATCCCAATGTGTTCGTCTGCCCGTCGGGCACGCGGCTTAAACCGGAACAGATGTATGACGAAGCCACCGGGCAGTGCATTCTGGATCCGGACTTTAATGACGATGGAATGCCGGATGAGTGCGCGCACTGGTGGCCGGCGTCGTTTGCTTACAACTACTATGGTTGGGCATTTGACGACAGCGGCAACGATTCCGCGTACAAGGTTAGTATTGGGCTCGCCGCAGGGGCTATTGGAATTCCAGTACCTGATGGCATCGATCCATCTACTCTGATTCCAGTTCAGCCGCTGCTGTGGTATCAAGAGACTACGGGCGCACCGAATCCCGACGACGCAGCGGCTTTGAACGACTTCATGGATCTCGCCGACAACGACTTGGACCTGGATTACAGTGTGGTTGGCGGCCCGACTTCGAAACCTCTCTATCGTCTCCGGGAAGGCATCGAGCGGTTCTTTATCTCTGACATCAACAACGCTGCGGCCAGCGCCACGGCTCAGAGCGAGCTTGCCGTAATGTGGGACACGATTGCGATCGTGGCCTTCAACTTCAACCACATTCCCGGCGGCAGCAATGTGCTCTACATGGATGGTCACGTGAACTTCATCAAGTACCCAAGCGATCAGATGCCGGTAAATGTGGCCTTCGCGGCAATAGGCTTGATCACCTCCCGTTAA
- a CDS encoding right-handed parallel beta-helix repeat-containing protein, with amino-acid sequence MSMESIVQSRCHRFALTQWALVMLAGTFAVSGCAHVCKPAETSARAARIDVTKPPYDAKGDGITDNTEALQRAIQAASPGKTVFLPPGEYRFSQSLVNTENVTLLGAGREVTVLRITNDDAYGINLASGLHVRGLTLRGNNTPSPRAHAFNGGNTVGAVIEDCLIENWGAVAILGADHSCGNVVRNNIIRNNAHEGVYFGTNSDGNTILRNHIYNCAKNGIDVNGSHNRILYNVVHDIGKPGDSVDTVGIMAGNPAPNAATNNLIHGNTVYRCATHGIILWAVSKSHVVTENTCYENAAYGIFLEKLGADGQCIDHIVARNVARGNGDYGIILEATENCVVQGNKAVGNGKDGIAVDSTNGPAQSNALIENLCKWNKRYGLYVSAGAVSSYLESNRATRNAAGNIKDESEPNE; translated from the coding sequence ATGTCCATGGAATCGATCGTGCAGTCTCGGTGTCATCGTTTTGCGCTCACGCAATGGGCGTTGGTAATGCTTGCCGGGACCTTTGCCGTGTCGGGCTGTGCGCATGTATGCAAGCCGGCTGAAACGAGCGCCCGCGCAGCGCGTATCGACGTCACGAAGCCACCGTATGATGCCAAGGGAGACGGTATCACCGACAACACCGAGGCGCTTCAGCGCGCCATTCAGGCGGCATCACCGGGAAAGACCGTGTTCTTGCCGCCCGGCGAGTACCGATTCTCGCAGTCTCTGGTAAACACCGAGAACGTTACGTTACTCGGCGCGGGACGCGAAGTCACGGTACTGCGTATAACAAACGACGACGCATACGGCATTAACCTTGCCTCGGGATTGCATGTGCGCGGGTTGACGTTGCGCGGTAACAACACGCCTTCGCCCCGAGCTCACGCGTTCAATGGAGGCAACACCGTTGGGGCTGTTATTGAAGATTGCCTTATCGAGAACTGGGGCGCCGTGGCGATTCTGGGGGCGGACCATTCGTGTGGAAATGTTGTCCGCAACAACATCATTCGAAACAACGCGCACGAGGGGGTCTACTTTGGCACGAACAGCGATGGGAACACGATACTCAGGAACCATATCTACAATTGCGCGAAGAATGGTATCGATGTAAACGGCAGTCACAACCGCATTCTCTACAATGTCGTGCACGATATCGGCAAGCCGGGCGACTCGGTGGATACCGTCGGCATCATGGCGGGCAATCCTGCGCCGAATGCGGCGACGAACAATCTCATTCACGGAAACACGGTCTACCGTTGCGCCACACACGGCATCATTCTCTGGGCGGTGTCGAAGTCGCACGTGGTCACCGAGAACACGTGTTATGAAAACGCGGCGTATGGGATCTTTCTTGAGAAGCTTGGTGCGGACGGGCAATGCATCGACCATATCGTTGCGCGTAATGTCGCGCGAGGCAACGGCGACTACGGGATCATTCTAGAGGCGACTGAGAACTGCGTCGTTCAAGGCAATAAGGCTGTTGGAAACGGCAAGGACGGGATTGCCGTGGACAGCACCAACGGGCCGGCTCAATCCAACGCCCTCATCGAGAATCTGTGCAAATGGAACAAGCGCTACGGGCTCTATGTCTCGGCGGGCGCCGTCTCCAGCTATCTTGAGTCGAATCGAGCGACTCGAAATGCAGCAGGAAACATAAAGGACGAGAGCGAACCGAACGAATAG